In Fusarium oxysporum Fo47 chromosome XI, complete sequence, the following are encoded in one genomic region:
- a CDS encoding fungal-specific transcription factor domain-containing protein, with amino-acid sequence MTSSGSLPSRRNLPRASHACQRCRAKKAKCDQQQPCANCVRHEWDCVYGLRRKNGRASTVSVLNDVQRNTPPSPLSSSRTYYDEAARRSEPLEQAHSTGRIDDGDVVGDINQHTHGTEFYGTSSNFVLLNQFFVYAQKNLPPGHPNSSGNAGFLSANAHDGNVSRQGLVTRSPISIVNLLSDREVLEPPSRPKTPPTRAGAQDEIQARSSLETRQGTAGLEDSIHHDPPAATSQNRPSADNSLSSSKQRLEREYIRQFFNNLHHLHPMLDPIAFAKQCEELVWSSPTSMESNKTQRHFFALYHIVVAVGSIVAGSCITQDFERDLNVCMKLPAQGQDFNPSRLSQELSKKYFRKSRMLLGDVFEVCSLESAQTLLLMSLYCQNSLKPHACYMYCGHAVRTALAIGIARETPSNSIEDRKAARKTWWCIYSHEIDMSCSAGRRDSLGKPRNYQIDLPHIRGQDIAISNQPDLENCSAAMINEMVHFAAVLRRISKELYYDSKGLTLLQKSAVAKELDRLLDDWKAKLPTYLDFTAVSFREQEWAAKQKLVLHLRYLNARIVLHRPFLEQPMLTAEANMSTHAELCLDAARKTICVMYDAYANRHYFRTWWYNSTYTLYAGMIVLYIIMLGPTAVPSEDLLADAVKAHDILQSMEEATVARRSASLIQEGLEVARACVQRQQSRPDGDTEPPFFDGTQGDLNIITDQFSSAVSGQDHALLASIIDPNLLQDFMAADQDALGLGFEMPSLDGLYGEALDVDTMSMMP; translated from the exons ATGACAAGTTCCGGGTCTTTACCAAGTCGACGAAATCTACCGCGGGCGTCGCATGCGTGCCAGAGATGTCGCGCGAAGAAGGCGAAATGcgatcagcagcagccttgtGCTAATTGTGTGAGACATGAGTGGGATTGTGTCTATgggttgaggaggaagaatggGAGGGCGAGTACTGTTTCGGTGCTGAACGATGTGCAGCGCAATACGCCGCCGTCACCGTTATCTTCTTCACGAACTTATTATGATGAGGCGGCGCGACGGAGCGAACCGCTGGAACAGGCTCATTCAACGGGTCGTATAG acgatggtgatgttgtcgGTGACATCAATCAGCATACTCACGGCACAGAGTTCTACGGTACATCGTCCAACTTTGTGCTCCTCAATCAATTCTTCGTGTATGCTCAGAAGAATCTACCGCCCGGTCACCCAAACTCAAGCGGCAATGCCGGCTTCCTTTCTGCCAACGCTCATGACGGGAATGTTTCGAGGCAGGGCCTCGTTACACGGTCGCCAATTTCCATTGTCAATCTCCTTTCTGACCGAGAAGTCTTGGAACCTCCTTCGAGACCAAAGACTCCCCCAACGCGAGCAGGGGCCCAAGATGAAATCCAAGCGCGTTCGTCTCTTGAGACGAGACAGGGAACCGCGGGACTTGAGGACTCGATTCATCATGACCCTCCCGCAGCCACCAGCCAAAACAGACCATCCGCGGACAACTCGCTATCATCATCGAAGCAAAGGCTAGAGCGCGAATACATCAGAcagttcttcaacaaccttcaccatcttcaccctATGCTTGATCCTATTGCTTTCGCCAAGCAATGTGAGGAACTCGTCTGGAGCTCTCCAACCTCAATGGAAAGTAACAAGACCCAGCGTCATTTCTTTGCCCTGTACCATATAGTCGTGGCTGTCGGTTCGATCGTTGCTGGCTCTTGTATCACTCAGGACTTTGAGCGCGACCTCAATGTCTGCATGAAGCTTCCGGCCCAAGGACAAGACTTTAATCCTTCTCGATTAAGCCAAGAACTCTCGAAGAAGTACTTCCGTAAGTCCAGGATGTTGCTCGGAGATGTCTTTGAGGTTTGCTCTTTAGAGAGCGCCCAGACACTTCTCCTCATG TCTTTGTACTGTCAGAACTCCCTCAAACCTCACGCTTGCTACATGTACTGCGGCCATGCCGTCCGCACAGCACTAGCCATCGGTATCGCAAGAGAAACTCCATCCAACTCGATTGAGGACCGCAAAGCAGCACGAAAAACGTGGTGGTGCATTTACTCTCACGAGATTGACATGAGCTGCAGTGCAGGTCGTCGCGATAGTCTTGGCAAGCCTAGGAATTACCAGATCGATCTGCCTCATATCAGAGGGCAAGATATTGCGATATCGAACCAGCCTGATCTGGAAAATTGCAGTGCAGCCATGATCAATGAGATGGTTCATTTCGCTGCTGTCCTACGGCGCATCTCGAAGGAACTATACTATGACTCGAAGGGTCTGACCTTGCTGCAGAAGTCCGCTGTTGCGAAGGAACTCGATCGCCTGCTTGACGACTGGAAAGCTAAGCTACCTACTTATCTGGACTTCACAGCCGTATCATTCCGTGAACAAGAATGGGCAGCTAAACAGAAGCTTGTACTTCATCTCAGATACCTCAACGCAAGAATCGTTCTCCATCGCCCTTTTCTCGAACAACCTATGCTCACGGCAGAAGCTAATATGTCTACTCATGCTGAGTTATGTTTGGATGCAGCACGTAAGACGATTTGCGTCATGTATGACGCTTATGCAAATCGGCACTACTTCCGCACTTGGTGGTACAACTCCACATATACTCTGTATGCCGGGATGATCGTTCTGTATATCATTATGCTTGGACCTACAGCTGTTCCATCAGAGGACCTCCTCGCCGATGCTGTCAAAGCGCATGATATTTTGCAATCAATGGAGGAGGCTACTGTTGCTCGAAGAAGTGCGAGTCTGATTCAGGAAGGACTAGAGGTAGCGCGAGCGTGCGTACAGCGGCAACAGAGCAGGCCGGATGGTGATACTGAACCACCGTTCTTCGATGGTACACAGGGTGACTTGAACATTATTACAGATCAGTTTTCGAGTGCTGTTTCGGGACAGGATCATGCGTTATTGGCTTCGATCATTGATCCGAACTTGCTGCAAGATTTCATGGCGGCGGATCAGGATGCTCTCGGATTGGGGTTTGAGATGCCGTCTTTAGATGGGTTGTATGGTGAAGCATTGGATGTTGATACTATGTCAATGATGCCCTGA